The Desulfuromonas sp. DNA segment TTGTCACATCACCTGCGCAACTCGGAGCGACCGCACTGGCATATTGATTACCTGAAGAATTGCAGCCGTATTGTTGAAGCCTGGTACTCGACCCGTCCGGAGAACCGTGAACACTTTTTTGCCGAGCAACTCTCGGCGCTGCCGCAAGCAGAAATTGTGCTCGCCAAATTCGGTGCTTCTGACTGCACATGCGCAACCCACCTGATCTACCTGCCGGGCGCATCGGTTCCTGACCTGCATTTATTCCCGGAGGAGCTGCAGATACTTAACAACGCATAAGGCAGCCGGAACGGCTGCCTTATGGTATACGGGAGACGGGTTGAATGAACATGCTCTAGTGGT contains these protein-coding regions:
- a CDS encoding DUF123 domain-containing protein; protein product: MKNIPTSGGSYIVWFKLGRKRRITVGRLGEQVFRPGIYAYCGSAFGPGGLRARLSHHLRNSERPHWHIDYLKNCSRIVEAWYSTRPENREHFFAEQLSALPQAEIVLAKFGASDCTCATHLIYLPGASVPDLHLFPEELQILNNA